A stretch of Brassica rapa cultivar Chiifu-401-42 chromosome A08, CAAS_Brap_v3.01, whole genome shotgun sequence DNA encodes these proteins:
- the LOC103833140 gene encoding polypyrimidine tract-binding protein homolog 3 isoform X1: protein MAESSKVIHVRNVGHEISENDLLQLFQPFGVITKLVMLRAKNQALLQMQDVSSAITALQFFTNVQPTIRGRNVYIQFSSHQELTTAEQNIHGREDEPNRILLVTVHHMLYPITVDVLHQVFSPYGFVEKIVTFQKSAGFQALIQYQAQPCAASARTSLQGRNIYDGCCQLDIQFSNLEELQVNYNNDRSRDYTNPNLPSEQKGRLPHPGYGDAGVAYPQMANTSAIAAAFGGGLPPGITGTNDRCTILVSNLNTDSVDEDKLFNLFSLYGNIVRIKLLRNKPDHALVQMGDGFQAELAVHFLKGAMLFGKRLEVNYSKHPNITPGTDSHDYVNSNLNRFNRNAAKNYRYCCSPTKMIHLSTLPQDVTEEEVVNHVQEHGAILNTKVFEMNGKKQALVQFENEEEAAEALVCKHATSLGGSIIRISFSQLQTI, encoded by the exons ATGGCGGAATCATCCAAAGTCATTCATGTTCGTAATGTCGGACATGAGATTTCTGAA AATGACTTGCTTCAGCTTTTCCAACCATTTGGTGTCATAACTAAGCTCGTCATGCTCAGGGCAAAGAATCAG GCTCTTCTCCAGATGCAAGATGTTTCTTCAGCAATCACTGCTCTTCAGTTCTTCACTAATGTGCAGCCAACCATAAG AGGTAGGAATGTGTATATCCAATTCTCGTCCCACCAAGAATTGACAACAGCCGAGCAGAATATTCATGGACGTGAAGATGAG CCGAATCGTATTCTCTTGGTCACAGTCCATCACATGCTGTATCCAATTACCGTTGACGTCCTGCATCAAGTTTTTTCTCCTTATGGATTTGTGGAGAAGATCGTCACTTTCCAGAAGTCTGCTG GTTTTCAAGCTCTTATACAGTATCAGGCACAACCGTGTGCTGCCTCTGCTAGAACTTCTCTACAG GGTCGTAACATATATGACGGGTGTTGTCAGTTGGATATCCAGTTCTCAAA CCTTGAGGAGCTGCAAGTAAATTACAACAACGATCGATCTAG GGATTATACAAATCCAAACCTGCCATCAGAGCAAAAAGGCCGTTTACCTCAC cCTGGCTACGGTGATGCAGGAG TGGCATATCCCCAG ATGGCAAACACATCTGCGATTGCAGCTGCCTTTGGCGGTGGCTTGCCTCCGGGTATAACTGGCACAAATGATAGGTGTACAATCCTTGTCTCTAATCTTAATACTGAT AGTGTTGATGAGGATAAGCTGTTCAATCTGTTTTCTCTTTACGGGAACATTGTGAGGATAAAGCTTCTTCGAAACAAACCTGACCATGCCCTTGTCCAAATGGGAGATGGTTTCCAGGCTGAGCTTGCAGTACATTTCCTTAAG GGAGCGATGCTGTTTGGTAAGCGGCTAGAGGTAAACTACTCTAAGCATCCAAATATTACACCAGGGACAGACTCGCATGATTATGTAAACTCGAACCTGAACCGCTTCAACCGCAATGCTGCAAAAAACTACCGCTATTGCTGCTCCCCTACCAAGATGATTCACTTGTCCACTCTTCCGCAAGACGTGACAGAGGAAGAAGTGGTGAACCATGTCCAAGAGCACGGGGCGATACTGAACACAAAAGTGTTTGAGATGAACGGGAAAAAGCAAGCTCTGGTGCAGTTTGAGAACGAGGAGGAAGCTGCGGAAGCACTGGTTTGCAAGCACGCGACCTCTCTAGGCGGATCAATTATCAGAATCTCCTTCTCTCAGCTACAGACAATTTAA
- the LOC103833140 gene encoding polypyrimidine tract-binding protein homolog 3 isoform X2 produces MAESSKVIHVRNVGHEISENDLLQLFQPFGVITKLVMLRAKNQALLQMQDVSSAITALQFFTNVQPTIRGRNVYIQFSSHQELTTAEQNIHGREDEVFKLLYSIRHNRVLPLLELLYRVVTYMTGVVSWISSSQSMLCLLLTYCISFLVSRVVVSIDWSFIFSLEELQVNYNNDRSRDYTNPNLPSEQKGRLPHPGYGDAGVAYPQMANTSAIAAAFGGGLPPGITGTNDRCTILVSNLNTDSVDEDKLFNLFSLYGNIVRIKLLRNKPDHALVQMGDGFQAELAVHFLKGAMLFGKRLEVNYSKHPNITPGTDSHDYVNSNLNRFNRNAAKNYRYCCSPTKMIHLSTLPQDVTEEEVVNHVQEHGAILNTKVFEMNGKKQALVQFENEEEAAEALVCKHATSLGGSIIRISFSQLQTI; encoded by the exons ATGGCGGAATCATCCAAAGTCATTCATGTTCGTAATGTCGGACATGAGATTTCTGAA AATGACTTGCTTCAGCTTTTCCAACCATTTGGTGTCATAACTAAGCTCGTCATGCTCAGGGCAAAGAATCAG GCTCTTCTCCAGATGCAAGATGTTTCTTCAGCAATCACTGCTCTTCAGTTCTTCACTAATGTGCAGCCAACCATAAG AGGTAGGAATGTGTATATCCAATTCTCGTCCCACCAAGAATTGACAACAGCCGAGCAGAATATTCATGGACGTGAAGATGAG GTTTTCAAGCTCTTATACAGTATCAGGCACAACCGTGTGCTGCCTCTGCTAGAACTTCTCTACAG GGTCGTAACATATATGACGGGTGTTGTCAGTTGGATATCCAGTTCTCAAAGTATGCTCTGCCTCTTGCTTACATATTGCATTTCATTTTTAGTCTCTAGGGTTGTCGTGAGTATTGACTGGTCTTTCATTTTCAGCCTTGAGGAGCTGCAAGTAAATTACAACAACGATCGATCTAG GGATTATACAAATCCAAACCTGCCATCAGAGCAAAAAGGCCGTTTACCTCAC cCTGGCTACGGTGATGCAGGAG TGGCATATCCCCAG ATGGCAAACACATCTGCGATTGCAGCTGCCTTTGGCGGTGGCTTGCCTCCGGGTATAACTGGCACAAATGATAGGTGTACAATCCTTGTCTCTAATCTTAATACTGAT AGTGTTGATGAGGATAAGCTGTTCAATCTGTTTTCTCTTTACGGGAACATTGTGAGGATAAAGCTTCTTCGAAACAAACCTGACCATGCCCTTGTCCAAATGGGAGATGGTTTCCAGGCTGAGCTTGCAGTACATTTCCTTAAG GGAGCGATGCTGTTTGGTAAGCGGCTAGAGGTAAACTACTCTAAGCATCCAAATATTACACCAGGGACAGACTCGCATGATTATGTAAACTCGAACCTGAACCGCTTCAACCGCAATGCTGCAAAAAACTACCGCTATTGCTGCTCCCCTACCAAGATGATTCACTTGTCCACTCTTCCGCAAGACGTGACAGAGGAAGAAGTGGTGAACCATGTCCAAGAGCACGGGGCGATACTGAACACAAAAGTGTTTGAGATGAACGGGAAAAAGCAAGCTCTGGTGCAGTTTGAGAACGAGGAGGAAGCTGCGGAAGCACTGGTTTGCAAGCACGCGACCTCTCTAGGCGGATCAATTATCAGAATCTCCTTCTCTCAGCTACAGACAATTTAA
- the LOC103833138 gene encoding auxin-responsive protein SAUR71 — MKSAVKKLLCCGAKSFSHRARLPEEGRVRVYVGNDRDTQCKLEMDADFLTHPLFQELLRFSEEEFGYSYDGALRIACEINTFIDMINFLKSTTHFTYNNNTGF; from the coding sequence ATGAAAAGCGCGGTAAAAAAGCTACTATGTTGCGGAGCTAAGAGCTTTTCCCACAGAGCGAGATTACCAGAGGAAGGACGAGTCCGCGTATATGTCGGAAACGACAGAGATACGCAATGCAAGCTAGAGATGGATGCTGATTTCCTGACCCACCCTTTGTTCCAGGAACTCCTCCGGTTTTCTGAAGAAGAGTTTGGTTACTCATACGATGGCGCTTTGAGGATCGCCTGCGAGATCAATACGTTCATCGACATGATCAATTTCCTCAAGTCCACAACTCATTTCACTTATAATAACAACACTGGTTTTTGA
- the LOC103833139 gene encoding protein LIKE COV 2 — MAEDKEATTSSLSQGLAPQDPEDPPKSPPTSPNSSTRKACYAVLQSWVSKKFMTGFVVLFPVAVTFLITWWFIQFVDGFFSPIYESLGVDIFGLGFITSVLFTFFVGIFASSWLGSTVFWLGEQFIKRMPFVRHLYSASKQVSTAISPDQNTTAFKEVAIIRHPRIGEYAFGFITSSVTLQTDQGEEELCSVYVPTNHLYIGDVFLVNSEEIIRPNLSIREGIEIIVSVGMTMPQVISHVDRTKSRTAHQHGHRIPLNRL; from the exons ATGGCAGAAGACAAGGAAGCTACGACGAGTTCGCTCAGCCAAGGACTCGCTCCTCAAGACCCCGAAGATCCTCCCAAGTCTCCTCCCACCTCTCCCAATTCTTCTACTCGCAAG GCTTGCTATGCTGTTCTTCAGAGTTGGGTGTCCAAGAAGTTTATGACTGGCTT TGTCGTCCTCTTTCCTGTTGCTGTTACATTCCTCATCACCTGGTGGTTTATCCAGTTCGTTGATGGTTTCTTCAGTCCTATATACGAGAGCCTTGGTGTTGACATCTTTG GACTTGGGTTCATTACATCTGTACTTTTCACTTTCTTTGTCGGAATATTTGCTTCCTCGTGGCTTGGTTCTACCGTTTTCTGGCTTGGGGAGCAGTTTATAAAGAGAATGCCCTTTGTTAGGCACCTTTATTCAGCTTCTAAACAAGTTAGCACTGCTATTTCTCCCG ACCAAAACACAACCGCCTTTAAAGAGGTAGCAATCATCCGTCACCCTCGCATTGGTGAATATGCATTTGGCTTTATCACATCATCGGTGACACTTCAG ACGGACCAGGGAGAAGAAGAGTTGTGTAGTGTGTATGTGCCTACGAATCATCTGTACATAGGAGATGTATTTCTGGTGAACAGTGAAGAAATCATTAGGCCAAATTTATCGATCCGAGAAGGAATAG AGATTATAGTATCGGTGGGGATGACGATGCCGCAAGTGATATCTCATGTGGACAGGACAAAGAGTAGAACTGCTCACCAACACGGTCATAGGATTCCTCTCAACAGACTTTGA
- the LOC103833140 gene encoding polypyrimidine tract-binding protein homolog 3 isoform X3, which yields MAESSKVIHVRNVGHEISENDLLQLFQPFGVITKLVMLRAKNQALLQMQDVSSAITALQFFTNVQPTIRGRNVYIQFSSHQELTTAEQNIHGREDEPNRILLVTVHHMLYPITVDVLHQVFSPYGFVEKIVTFQKSAGFQALIQYQAQPCAASARTSLQGRNIYDGCCQLDIQFSNLEELQVNYNNDRSRYSFCSLRFDVILLFMLTDFMWPLNRDYTNPNLPSEQKGRLPHPGYGDAGVAYPQMANTSAIAAAFGGGLPPGITGTNDRCTILVSNLNTDSVDEDKLFNLFSLYGNIVRIKLLRNKPDHALVQMGDGFQAELAVHFLKGAMLFGKRLEVNYSKHPNITPGTDSHDYVNSNLNRFNRNAAKNYRYCCSPTKMIHLSTLPQDVTEEEVVNHVQEHGAILNTKVFEMNGKKQALVQFENEEEAAEALVCKHATSLGGSIIRISFSQLQTI from the exons ATGGCGGAATCATCCAAAGTCATTCATGTTCGTAATGTCGGACATGAGATTTCTGAA AATGACTTGCTTCAGCTTTTCCAACCATTTGGTGTCATAACTAAGCTCGTCATGCTCAGGGCAAAGAATCAG GCTCTTCTCCAGATGCAAGATGTTTCTTCAGCAATCACTGCTCTTCAGTTCTTCACTAATGTGCAGCCAACCATAAG AGGTAGGAATGTGTATATCCAATTCTCGTCCCACCAAGAATTGACAACAGCCGAGCAGAATATTCATGGACGTGAAGATGAG CCGAATCGTATTCTCTTGGTCACAGTCCATCACATGCTGTATCCAATTACCGTTGACGTCCTGCATCAAGTTTTTTCTCCTTATGGATTTGTGGAGAAGATCGTCACTTTCCAGAAGTCTGCTG GTTTTCAAGCTCTTATACAGTATCAGGCACAACCGTGTGCTGCCTCTGCTAGAACTTCTCTACAG GGTCGTAACATATATGACGGGTGTTGTCAGTTGGATATCCAGTTCTCAAA CCTTGAGGAGCTGCAAGTAAATTACAACAACGATCGATCTAGGTATTCATTTTGTTCTTTGCGGTTTGATGTCATCTTGTTGTTCATGTTAACTGATTTCATGTGGCCTTTGAATAGGGATTATACAAATCCAAACCTGCCATCAGAGCAAAAAGGCCGTTTACCTCAC cCTGGCTACGGTGATGCAGGAG TGGCATATCCCCAG ATGGCAAACACATCTGCGATTGCAGCTGCCTTTGGCGGTGGCTTGCCTCCGGGTATAACTGGCACAAATGATAGGTGTACAATCCTTGTCTCTAATCTTAATACTGAT AGTGTTGATGAGGATAAGCTGTTCAATCTGTTTTCTCTTTACGGGAACATTGTGAGGATAAAGCTTCTTCGAAACAAACCTGACCATGCCCTTGTCCAAATGGGAGATGGTTTCCAGGCTGAGCTTGCAGTACATTTCCTTAAG GGAGCGATGCTGTTTGGTAAGCGGCTAGAGGTAAACTACTCTAAGCATCCAAATATTACACCAGGGACAGACTCGCATGATTATGTAAACTCGAACCTGAACCGCTTCAACCGCAATGCTGCAAAAAACTACCGCTATTGCTGCTCCCCTACCAAGATGATTCACTTGTCCACTCTTCCGCAAGACGTGACAGAGGAAGAAGTGGTGAACCATGTCCAAGAGCACGGGGCGATACTGAACACAAAAGTGTTTGAGATGAACGGGAAAAAGCAAGCTCTGGTGCAGTTTGAGAACGAGGAGGAAGCTGCGGAAGCACTGGTTTGCAAGCACGCGACCTCTCTAGGCGGATCAATTATCAGAATCTCCTTCTCTCAGCTACAGACAATTTAA
- the LOC103833137 gene encoding uncharacterized protein At1g76660, whose amino-acid sequence MVMARSNHHNRLPLRERRKRWVGCFKALSCFGSKKGERRIVPAAARTPEANVATAQSNQPQTTTGLSNHTTAMLAPPSSPASFSHSPAPSIAQSPNCLLSLSANSPGGPSSAMFATGPYAHETQLVSPPVFSTFTTEPSTAPLTPPPELAHLTTPSSPDVPYARFLTGKADCISGDGLRSSSFPEREFSPHWDSLASPRTVKCSRSDSSYAQTPETNTTPKASQGSNFFCPATFARYYLDHDAPFSHAGGRLSVSKDTDVYPTNRNGQRISKQDMEELEAYRASFGFSSDDVISTSQYVEITHVQDDSLRPRTTLDASKDEGINLYGAGEASLNLQKCGNLQDPLDMHNDHMRRSSTPGNGGQAKASRKYKTGLCSSDAEIDYRRSGRSLGEGKGDFAWHD is encoded by the exons ATGGTCATGGCCAGGTCGAACCATCATAACAGACTTCCTCTTCGAGAACGG AGGAAGCGGTGGGTTGGATGTTTCAAAGCGTTGTCTTGTTTCGGTTCAAAGAAAGGAGAGAGACGAATCGTGCCAGCTGCTGCACGAACCCCTGAAGCGAACGTTGCAACTGCTCAATCAAATCAACCTCAAACAACAACGGGATTGAGTAATCACACTACGGCAATGCTTGCTCCACCTTCCTCTCCAGCTTCTTTCTCACATTCTCCTGCTCCTTCCATAGCTCAGTCCCCGAACTGCCTGCTTTCCTTATCTGCCAACTCTCCTGGAGGTCCTTCCTCCGCCATGTTCGCGACAGGGCCTTATGCTCACGAGACACAGTTGGTTTCACCTCCTGTTTTCTCAACTTTTACCACGGAGCCATCGACTGCACCTTTGACACCTCCTCCTGAGTTAGCCCATCTCACCACTCCTTCTTCCCCTGATGTACCCTACGCCCGGTTCTTGACCGGGAAAGCCGATTGTATCTCAGGAGATGGTCTTCGATCCTCGTCTTTTCCCGAACGTGAGTTCTCACCGCATTGGGATTCTTTGGCTTCTCCAAGAACAGTCAAATGTTCGAGGAGCGACTCTAGTTATGCACAAACTCCTGAGACGAACACTACCCCAAAGGCGTCTCAAGGTTCAAATTTCTTCTGCCCTGCAACCTTTGCTCGTTACTATCTTGACCATGATGCTCCGTTTTCTCATGCTGGTGGAAGACTGAGCGTTTCGAAAGATACGGATGTTTACCCAACTAACAGAAATGGTCAACGCATTTCCAAGCAAGATATGGAAGAACTTGAAGCATACAGAGCTTCCTTTGGTTTCAGTTCAGATGATGTCATCTCTACAAGCCAATATGTGGAGATAACCCATGTTCAGGATGACTCATTGAGACCTCGTACTACCTTGGATGCGTCAAAAGATGAAGGGATTAATTTGTATGGCGCAGGGGAAGCTAGCTTGAACCTGCAAAAATGTGGCAACTTACAAGACCCGCTCGATATGCACAATG ATCATATGCGGAGATCAAGCACGCCGGGTAATGGAGGTCAAGCGAAGGCAAGTAGAAAGTACAAGACGGGTCTGTGCAGTTCGGATGCAGAAATCGATTACAGAAGAAGTGGACGAAGCTTGGGGGAAGGCAAAGGAGATTTTGCTTGGCATGACTAA